A genomic region of Psychrilyobacter piezotolerans contains the following coding sequences:
- a CDS encoding M48 family metallopeptidase: MIVKILNHFRLTWRLVEDRRVNKWLKVFLVFIPLAYVFLPFPPDDFLPLLGLLDDLLLLTVTTILFVEMCPETVVREHKLALTGLFPSARSINLEDYRCKTENRDLALGFIFAVVILLLGGYLAGVLFLLIFGMGYITSNLKRKEILANAVQIGPHQRPDLYEALEEVQKLLPPVKIDLFINQNPVMNAYTFGYGEPYTVVLTSSLVEKLSKTEIKAVIGHEMGHILFGHVRIIGLMSTQFGLGRLFFYKWSRSCEYSADSVALIASRGDLIPLTSSLLKLAWGLDDSVDVEEFLAQLDGDSGTLSMEVFSTHPFMNNRIKSLILLARQKEFREKMKHMDPRDLP, from the coding sequence ATGATTGTCAAGATATTAAATCATTTCCGGCTTACCTGGAGACTGGTAGAGGATCGCAGAGTAAATAAGTGGCTGAAGGTGTTTTTAGTTTTCATTCCACTTGCTTATGTTTTTTTACCATTTCCGCCTGATGACTTCCTGCCTCTCCTGGGACTTTTAGATGACCTGCTCCTCCTGACAGTTACCACCATACTCTTTGTTGAAATGTGCCCAGAAACTGTGGTACGGGAACATAAATTGGCACTGACCGGTCTTTTTCCCTCAGCCAGATCCATCAACTTGGAAGACTACCGCTGTAAAACCGAGAACCGTGATCTCGCTCTGGGATTTATCTTTGCTGTAGTCATCCTCCTTTTGGGGGGATACTTAGCAGGAGTCCTTTTTCTGCTCATCTTTGGAATGGGTTATATAACATCAAACCTGAAGCGGAAGGAGATCCTTGCCAATGCTGTTCAGATCGGCCCCCATCAGCGCCCAGACCTCTATGAGGCACTTGAAGAAGTTCAGAAACTCCTTCCCCCTGTGAAAATAGATCTCTTTATAAACCAAAACCCGGTAATGAATGCCTATACCTTTGGTTATGGCGAACCCTATACTGTGGTTCTTACATCCAGCCTGGTGGAGAAGCTTTCCAAAACCGAGATAAAGGCGGTAATCGGGCATGAAATGGGACACATCTTATTCGGACACGTGCGGATTATCGGTTTAATGAGTACTCAGTTTGGACTGGGCCGACTCTTCTTCTATAAGTGGAGCCGCTCATGTGAATACTCTGCCGATTCAGTGGCCCTTATAGCCAGCAGGGGGGATCTAATTCCCCTGACCTCTTCCCTGCTAAAACTAGCGTGGGGTTTGGACGATTCAGTTGATGTAGAGGAATTTTTGGCACAGCTGGATGGGGATTCAGGGACTCTCAGCATGGAGGTGTTCAGTACGCATCCCTTTATGAATAATCGGATCAAAAGCCTTATCCTCCTTGCCAGGCAGAAAGAGTTTAGGGAAAAGATGAAACATATGGATCCCAGGGATCTCCCATAA
- the gcvT gene encoding glycine cleavage system aminomethyltransferase GcvT, whose translation MELKKTSLNEVHKKLGGKLIDFAGWELPIQFQGIKEEHLAVRERAGLFDVSHMGEITVEGLESLKFVDYLVANDAGTLNDNQVMYTFMCNEKGGVVDDLLVYKYSNEKILLVVNASNIEKDYRWIEEKSHDFDVITKNISEEVSQIAIQGPKAQEILQKITDIDLNEIKFFTFNSEVLLSGVECLVSRTGYTGEDGFEIYLSNNAAVSIVEELLNVGGEDLSPIGLGARDTLRFEAGLPLYGNELREDVTPLESGLGFFVKLEAGDFIGKNILVAQKKEGLKRKTAGFKLIGKGIARGGYKVVAHGKEIGAVTTGYQLPGKKESIGLALMDTEYAKLGTHIQIEIRKKLVDAQIISKKFLDKKYKK comes from the coding sequence ATGGAATTGAAAAAAACGTCATTAAATGAAGTGCACAAAAAACTAGGTGGTAAATTAATAGACTTTGCAGGTTGGGAACTCCCTATTCAATTTCAAGGGATTAAAGAGGAGCATCTTGCCGTTAGGGAAAGAGCCGGTCTCTTTGATGTATCTCATATGGGAGAAATTACTGTTGAAGGTTTAGAATCTTTAAAATTTGTAGATTACTTAGTTGCCAATGATGCAGGTACTCTGAATGATAATCAAGTGATGTATACATTTATGTGCAATGAAAAAGGCGGTGTTGTCGATGACCTGCTTGTCTATAAGTATTCCAATGAAAAGATATTATTGGTAGTAAATGCATCTAATATTGAAAAAGATTATAGATGGATAGAAGAAAAATCCCATGATTTTGATGTTATAACAAAAAACATATCTGAAGAAGTTTCACAAATTGCAATTCAAGGACCTAAAGCACAGGAGATCCTTCAAAAGATTACAGATATTGACTTAAATGAGATAAAATTCTTTACATTTAATTCTGAAGTTCTATTATCTGGAGTAGAATGCCTGGTCTCAAGAACCGGATATACCGGAGAAGATGGGTTTGAAATATATCTAAGTAATAACGCAGCTGTTTCTATTGTAGAAGAACTGCTAAATGTTGGTGGAGAGGATCTTTCTCCTATAGGACTCGGAGCCAGAGATACACTTAGGTTTGAAGCAGGGCTGCCTCTCTATGGGAATGAATTAAGAGAAGATGTTACCCCCCTTGAATCGGGACTTGGTTTTTTTGTAAAGTTAGAGGCTGGAGACTTTATAGGAAAGAATATCCTTGTAGCACAAAAAAAAGAAGGATTAAAAAGAAAAACAGCAGGATTTAAATTAATTGGAAAAGGCATTGCCAGAGGTGGATACAAAGTCGTTGCCCATGGAAAAGAAATTGGAGCTGTTACAACAGGCTATCAGCTTCCTGGAAAAAAAGAAAGTATCGGCCTTGCTCTTATGGATACAGAATATGCTAAGTTAGGAACACATATTCAAATAGAAATCAGAAAAAAACTTGTAGATGCCCAAATAATTAGTAAAAAGTTTTTAGATAAAAAATATAAAAAATAA
- the lipA gene encoding lipoyl synthase: MNNNRVAKPEWLKINLGSVKGFQNIESMLKELNLKTVCKEANCPNRAECYSSGTATFLIMGGVCTRKCKFCNVKDGSPKDLDSDEPKHIAEAVKKLKLNYVVVTSVTRDDLADGGASHFAKVIREIRKIDKDVRIEVLIPDLKGREESLKIVLKAMPEVLNHNIETIPRLYDLIRPEAEYNRSLDILKSAKTTAPKIKTKSGIMLGLGETREEVIEVFKDLREHSCDLLTIGQYLRPSAEHYPVYEYVTPEEFEWYKQKAEEMGFENVASGPLVRSSYKAWQLYND; the protein is encoded by the coding sequence ATGAATAATAATAGAGTAGCAAAACCAGAATGGCTAAAAATAAACTTAGGAAGTGTTAAAGGTTTTCAAAATATAGAAAGTATGTTAAAGGAGTTGAATTTAAAAACTGTATGTAAAGAAGCTAATTGCCCTAATAGAGCAGAGTGTTACTCCAGTGGAACTGCGACCTTTTTGATAATGGGAGGGGTATGTACAAGAAAGTGTAAATTTTGTAATGTAAAAGATGGTTCACCTAAGGACTTGGATAGTGATGAACCAAAACATATAGCTGAAGCTGTTAAAAAACTTAAATTAAATTATGTAGTAGTTACATCGGTAACCCGGGATGATTTAGCTGATGGAGGTGCCAGCCACTTTGCGAAGGTTATAAGGGAGATAAGAAAAATAGATAAGGATGTCAGAATTGAAGTATTAATTCCTGATTTAAAAGGGAGGGAAGAATCTTTAAAAATAGTTTTAAAAGCAATGCCGGAAGTATTAAATCATAATATCGAAACAATTCCAAGGTTATATGATCTCATAAGACCTGAAGCTGAGTATAATAGAAGTTTAGACATTTTAAAGAGTGCAAAGACAACAGCTCCTAAAATTAAAACAAAATCCGGGATAATGTTAGGATTAGGGGAAACTCGGGAAGAAGTTATTGAAGTTTTTAAAGATTTGAGGGAACATTCCTGTGATCTCTTAACTATCGGTCAGTATTTAAGACCTTCGGCAGAACATTATCCGGTATATGAATATGTAACTCCTGAAGAGTTTGAATGGTACAAACAAAAAGCTGAAGAAATGGGTTTTGAAAATGTAGCTTCAGGGCCTCTTGTGAGAAGTTCTTATAAAGCCTGGCAGCTATATAATGATTAA
- a CDS encoding aminotransferase class I/II-fold pyridoxal phosphate-dependent enzyme — protein MYKLNQKETPIFSVLKDVYAAREVIPFHVPGHKQGAGVEKEFYDFMGPNPFKIDVTIFEMVDGLHNPKTHIKRALELAADAYGARESFFCINGTSGAIQAMIMSAVKAGDKILVPRNTHKSVNAGVILSGAQPVYMDPEIDHENGIAHGVAPETVERTLRENPDASAVLIINPTYYGVATDLKKIVEIVHEYDIPLLVDEAHGPHLRFSEELPLSAMEAGADACAQSTHKIIGAMTQGSILHVQGDRISYGKMRQVLSLLQTTSPSYILLASLDCARKQIALDGADLIKKSIERADILREEINKIDGFKCFGREVLDGMGKYSFDPTKIAISARDLGLTGYQLERIFVDKYNIQPELSDFYNVLLVTTFGDTLKSHESVIAAVKEISNETKHEGEIPTFKDIPNVPEMEQNPREAFFSEKTRTRLEEAVGAISGEFIMAYPPGIPILCPGERITEEIIDYVEDLKKAGLSVQGLEDVNLENINIIQEIDAVYLFVEKVQNFILGVPFNLGAAVTGTEFAIDYLFGEYPELKNVIELIEPVREDENLFDKRLKFVNSVISTSKVLAERTRELVTSGYRPIVVGGDHSISLGSISGLLAEKRDAGVIWIDAHADMNTADTSPSGNIHGMVLAALMGHGDAKLTRLNKGNFLDPKKVLLFGARDLDPGELNFIEKYGVNLITHDEVLEMGLVAALEKAKEMLQVEELHISFDLDSVDPNFAPGVSVPVNDGFEKEEILEIFSILFENYKITSVDIVELNPLTDKDGKSVDFVKELIDFLDGVGR, from the coding sequence TTGTATAAATTAAACCAAAAAGAAACCCCTATATTTAGTGTGTTAAAGGATGTATACGCAGCAAGAGAGGTAATCCCCTTTCATGTACCTGGACATAAACAGGGTGCAGGCGTAGAAAAAGAGTTTTATGATTTTATGGGACCTAACCCATTTAAAATCGATGTTACTATATTTGAAATGGTGGACGGATTACACAATCCCAAGACCCATATAAAAAGAGCATTGGAACTGGCAGCAGATGCCTATGGTGCAAGGGAAAGTTTTTTTTGTATTAACGGCACATCTGGAGCTATTCAGGCTATGATAATGTCTGCTGTAAAGGCCGGGGATAAGATCCTAGTTCCTAGAAATACTCATAAATCAGTAAATGCTGGTGTTATCCTGAGTGGTGCTCAACCTGTATATATGGATCCTGAAATAGACCATGAAAATGGAATAGCTCATGGAGTAGCACCTGAGACTGTAGAAAGAACTCTCAGAGAAAATCCTGATGCTTCAGCTGTCCTCATAATAAATCCAACCTACTATGGAGTGGCTACAGACCTTAAAAAAATTGTGGAGATAGTTCATGAATATGATATCCCTCTTCTTGTAGATGAGGCTCACGGTCCCCACTTGAGATTTTCAGAGGAACTTCCTCTCTCTGCTATGGAAGCCGGTGCAGATGCCTGTGCTCAGAGTACCCACAAGATAATAGGAGCTATGACTCAAGGATCTATTCTTCATGTACAGGGGGATAGAATCAGTTATGGAAAGATGAGACAAGTATTAAGTCTTTTACAGACTACATCACCATCTTACATCTTATTAGCTTCTTTAGACTGTGCGAGAAAACAAATTGCATTGGATGGAGCAGATCTTATCAAAAAATCCATTGAAAGAGCAGATATTCTAAGAGAAGAGATAAATAAGATCGACGGATTTAAATGTTTTGGCAGAGAAGTTCTTGACGGTATGGGAAAATATTCTTTTGATCCCACTAAAATAGCCATCAGTGCCAGAGACCTGGGCCTTACCGGATATCAATTAGAAAGAATATTTGTGGATAAATACAATATCCAGCCTGAACTTTCTGACTTTTATAATGTACTCTTAGTTACTACTTTTGGAGATACCCTTAAAAGTCATGAGAGTGTTATCGCTGCAGTAAAAGAGATCTCAAATGAAACAAAGCATGAAGGAGAGATTCCTACTTTTAAAGATATTCCAAATGTCCCAGAGATGGAACAAAACCCTAGAGAAGCATTCTTCAGTGAAAAAACCAGAACACGTTTAGAAGAAGCTGTAGGAGCTATAAGTGGTGAATTTATCATGGCATATCCTCCTGGAATACCAATTCTCTGCCCTGGTGAGAGAATCACAGAAGAAATAATTGATTATGTTGAAGATCTTAAGAAAGCTGGGCTCAGTGTCCAAGGTCTAGAAGATGTAAATCTTGAAAATATAAATATAATACAGGAGATTGACGCTGTTTATCTTTTCGTAGAAAAAGTTCAAAACTTTATTCTTGGAGTTCCTTTTAATTTAGGAGCAGCAGTAACAGGAACTGAATTTGCTATAGACTATCTTTTCGGTGAATATCCTGAACTTAAAAACGTCATAGAATTAATTGAACCTGTACGTGAAGATGAAAATCTATTCGATAAAAGACTTAAATTTGTAAACTCAGTTATATCTACATCAAAAGTTCTTGCAGAAAGAACAAGGGAATTAGTTACATCCGGATACAGGCCAATCGTGGTAGGAGGAGATCACTCTATCTCACTGGGTAGTATCTCAGGGTTATTGGCAGAAAAAAGGGATGCCGGTGTTATCTGGATAGATGCTCATGCAGATATGAATACTGCTGATACAAGTCCTTCAGGTAATATCCACGGGATGGTCCTTGCCGCTCTTATGGGCCATGGAGATGCAAAGCTAACTAGATTGAATAAGGGTAATTTCCTTGATCCAAAAAAAGTTTTATTGTTTGGTGCTAGAGATTTAGATCCTGGAGAATTAAATTTTATAGAAAAATATGGTGTTAATTTAATAACACATGATGAGGTCCTTGAGATGGGATTAGTAGCTGCCTTGGAAAAAGCAAAGGAAATGCTCCAGGTTGAAGAACTTCATATCAGTTTTGATTTAGATTCTGTAGATCCAAATTTTGCCCCTGGAGTGAGTGTTCCAGTTAACGATGGTTTTGAAAAAGAAGAGATACTTGAAATTTTCTCTATTCTCTTTGAAAACTACAAGATTACTTCTGTTGATATAGTGGAATTAAATCCTCTTACAGATAAAGATGGCAAGAGTGTAGACTTTGTAAAAGAACTTATTGATTTTTTAGATGGAGTGGGAAGGTAA
- the arsB gene encoding ACR3 family arsenite efflux transporter produces the protein MKNTDEKKSGIGFFEKYLSLWVILCMVTGVLIGKFLPGIPEFLGKFEYAKVSIPIAVLIWLMIYPMMMKVDFTSVKNVGKNPKGLYVTWVTNWLIKPFTMYAIAHFFLFVVFKSLISTELAKDYLAGAILLGAAPCTAMVFVWSYLTKGNPAYTVVQVATNDLIILIAFPPIVAFLLGIGGIVIPWATLFLSVLLFVVIPLVGGVLTRVNVIKKKGIEYFNREFIPKFNDLTIGGLLLTLIIIFSFQGEVILNNPLHIILIAIPLSIQTFFIFFIAYFTSKKVRLSHEIAAPAAMIGASNFFELSVAVAISLFGASSPVVLATIVGVLVEVPVMLTLVKIANYTKGWFPEDISKKQI, from the coding sequence ATGAAGAATACCGATGAAAAAAAATCAGGTATAGGATTTTTTGAAAAATATCTGAGCCTGTGGGTCATACTCTGTATGGTTACTGGTGTACTGATAGGTAAATTTTTGCCCGGCATCCCTGAATTTTTGGGAAAATTTGAATATGCCAAAGTTTCCATACCGATAGCAGTCCTTATCTGGCTCATGATCTATCCAATGATGATGAAAGTTGATTTTACCAGTGTTAAAAATGTCGGTAAAAATCCCAAAGGACTGTATGTTACCTGGGTTACAAATTGGCTGATTAAACCTTTTACAATGTATGCTATAGCACACTTTTTCTTGTTCGTGGTTTTCAAGTCACTAATTTCAACAGAACTTGCCAAAGATTATCTGGCAGGAGCAATTCTTTTAGGTGCGGCTCCCTGTACTGCTATGGTGTTTGTCTGGAGCTATCTGACCAAGGGAAATCCTGCTTATACCGTTGTCCAGGTAGCAACAAATGATCTGATTATTTTAATAGCCTTCCCTCCCATTGTTGCCTTTTTGCTTGGTATTGGAGGTATAGTAATTCCCTGGGCTACCCTTTTTCTGTCTGTCTTACTTTTTGTAGTGATTCCTTTAGTCGGAGGAGTACTGACAAGGGTGAATGTTATAAAGAAAAAAGGTATAGAATATTTTAACCGGGAGTTTATTCCCAAATTCAACGATCTTACAATTGGAGGGTTACTGCTGACTTTGATAATTATTTTCTCTTTTCAGGGAGAAGTCATTCTCAATAATCCCCTGCATATTATATTGATTGCCATTCCTTTGAGTATTCAGACCTTTTTTATTTTTTTTATTGCATATTTTACCAGCAAAAAGGTAAGGCTGAGCCATGAAATTGCAGCTCCTGCCGCAATGATTGGAGCCTCTAATTTCTTTGAGCTTTCGGTTGCAGTAGCTATATCGTTATTTGGGGCGTCATCGCCGGTAGTGTTAGCTACTATTGTAGGGGTACTTGTAGAGGTTCCTGTAATGCTGACCCTGGTAAAAATAGCTAACTATACAAAAGGATGGTTTCCTGAAGATATCTCGAAAAAACAGATTTAG
- a CDS encoding flavin reductase family protein gives MKKTKFKGSVILNPVPVVMVTSRSSEGKDNVFTVAWAGTVCTTPPMLSISIRPERLSYEYIKETMQFTINLPHRRLTKETDYCGVRSGRQLDKIKEMGFTMVEGTHIDVPYIDECPVSIECKVKSIVPLGTHDLFIAEVMGSHIDSKLLDENGKLCLEKGNLINYCHGEYYPMAKDAIGKFGFSVAKNKPEIKNISNVEKKSESQRGKSEKKKPSKKAKKSLKSGKKKNKK, from the coding sequence ATGAAGAAAACAAAATTTAAAGGCAGTGTAATCTTAAATCCGGTACCAGTGGTAATGGTTACCTCAAGAAGCAGTGAAGGAAAGGATAACGTATTTACTGTGGCCTGGGCTGGGACAGTCTGTACCACGCCTCCCATGCTATCTATTTCCATAAGACCCGAAAGACTCTCATACGAGTATATAAAAGAAACGATGCAGTTTACAATAAACCTTCCCCATAGAAGACTTACAAAGGAAACCGATTATTGTGGTGTGCGGTCGGGAAGACAACTGGATAAGATAAAAGAAATGGGCTTTACCATGGTGGAAGGGACGCATATAGATGTTCCTTATATCGATGAATGTCCTGTCAGTATTGAATGTAAGGTGAAGAGTATCGTTCCTCTCGGAACCCACGATCTTTTTATCGCAGAGGTTATGGGATCCCATATAGATTCCAAACTTTTAGATGAAAATGGAAAACTCTGTTTAGAGAAGGGAAATCTGATAAATTACTGTCACGGAGAATACTATCCCATGGCTAAAGATGCCATCGGTAAGTTCGGATTTTCAGTAGCCAAGAATAAACCAGAGATAAAAAATATTTCCAATGTTGAAAAGAAATCTGAATCCCAAAGGGGCAAATCAGAGAAAAAGAAGCCATCTAAAAAAGCAAAGAAATCTTTAAAATCAGGAAAAAAGAAAAATAAAAAATAA
- the gcvH gene encoding glycine cleavage system protein GcvH, whose translation MENLLYSKEHEWIKVEGNTALVGITDHAQKSLGEIVYVELPEIDDEFEAAEAFGVIESVKAASDSYMPVSGKIIEINEDLEDNPTLLNEDPYGTWIIKIELSDKGELDSLLDLSAYNELCEEDN comes from the coding sequence ATGGAGAATTTACTTTATTCAAAGGAACATGAATGGATTAAGGTAGAAGGGAACACAGCACTTGTAGGAATTACTGATCATGCACAAAAATCATTGGGAGAAATTGTATATGTGGAACTGCCTGAAATTGATGATGAATTTGAAGCTGCAGAAGCTTTTGGTGTTATAGAGTCTGTAAAAGCAGCTTCAGATTCATATATGCCTGTATCGGGAAAAATTATCGAAATTAACGAGGATTTAGAAGATAACCCTACTTTATTAAATGAAGATCCATATGGAACTTGGATTATAAAGATCGAACTTTCGGATAAAGGAGAATTAGATTCATTATTAGATCTATCAGCATATAATGAATTATGTGAGGAGGATAATTAA
- the gcvPA gene encoding aminomethyl-transferring glycine dehydrogenase subunit GcvPA, protein MFRYIPATEEDRKEMLDVIGINSVDELFDDIPKNLKQSQPLNIGAPMSEIELKKRIEELGNKNLSNLICFRGAGAYDHYIPAAVDHLISRSEFYTAYTPYQPEISQGTLQCIFEYQTMIADLTGMFASNASMYDGATAAAEAAMVAATVTKRQEIVVSKSVNPETRKVLKTYCKFRDIKVVEIELDEGATCIKDLKDKISDKTAGVMVQSPNFFGIIEDLDEIRENIIDKKTKYIVYTDLVAMGILKTPGESGADIVIGDAQSFGTGLTYGGPYLGFMTITKELIRKMPGRIVGESVDQDGKRCYVLTLQAREQHIRRYKATSNICSNHALNALAATIHMSLLGRVGLEKVAEQCYKKANYTLRKIVETDRYKLKFNRPFFREFVIEGEESPEIINEKLLKDGILGGYPLEKEYPELKNTSLVCITEKRSKLEIDSFVERMGEI, encoded by the coding sequence ATGTTTAGATATATCCCTGCTACGGAGGAAGATAGAAAAGAGATGTTAGATGTAATTGGTATTAACAGCGTTGATGAACTTTTTGATGATATCCCTAAAAATTTAAAACAAAGTCAACCATTAAATATTGGTGCACCTATGTCTGAAATAGAATTGAAAAAAAGAATTGAGGAATTAGGTAATAAAAATTTATCTAATCTTATATGTTTTAGGGGAGCGGGAGCATACGATCACTATATCCCTGCTGCAGTTGATCATTTGATCAGCCGGTCTGAATTTTATACAGCTTATACACCATATCAACCTGAAATCAGCCAGGGAACATTACAGTGTATATTTGAATATCAAACTATGATAGCTGACTTAACTGGGATGTTTGCATCCAATGCTTCTATGTATGACGGAGCCACGGCAGCAGCTGAAGCCGCTATGGTAGCGGCAACCGTTACAAAGAGACAAGAGATAGTTGTCTCAAAGAGTGTTAACCCTGAAACAAGAAAAGTTCTGAAAACATATTGCAAATTTAGAGATATAAAGGTAGTAGAGATAGAGCTGGATGAAGGTGCGACCTGTATTAAAGATTTAAAAGATAAAATTTCAGATAAAACAGCAGGAGTAATGGTACAAAGTCCTAATTTTTTTGGAATAATTGAAGATCTGGATGAAATTAGGGAAAATATTATAGATAAAAAAACAAAGTATATTGTCTACACAGATCTTGTAGCAATGGGAATACTTAAGACCCCTGGGGAATCTGGAGCAGATATTGTTATTGGAGATGCCCAGAGTTTTGGAACCGGACTTACATATGGCGGGCCTTATCTGGGGTTTATGACAATAACTAAAGAACTTATTAGAAAGATGCCTGGAAGGATCGTTGGGGAAAGTGTCGATCAAGACGGGAAAAGGTGTTATGTCCTGACTCTTCAAGCAAGGGAACAGCATATCAGAAGGTATAAAGCTACTTCTAATATCTGTTCAAATCATGCATTAAATGCTTTAGCCGCCACTATTCATATGAGCCTTTTAGGAAGGGTGGGATTAGAAAAGGTCGCTGAGCAGTGTTATAAAAAAGCTAATTATACATTGAGAAAAATTGTGGAAACAGATAGATATAAACTAAAATTTAACAGGCCTTTTTTCAGAGAGTTTGTAATAGAGGGAGAAGAATCTCCTGAAATTATTAATGAAAAACTGTTAAAGGATGGTATTTTAGGCGGGTATCCTCTGGAAAAAGAATACCCGGAATTAAAAAATACATCTTTAGTCTGTATTACTGAAAAAAGAAGTAAATTAGAGATCGATAGTTTTGTTGAAAGGATGGGTGAGATATAG
- the ade gene encoding adenine deaminase: MNDKIKHLIDVAAKRKKAELVLKNCRIIDVFSSEIIEGDLAIDSGKIIGIGDYCGLHEIDLNGKYLSPGLIDSHVHMESSMISPGQFARAVVPKGTTSVITDPHEIANVCGLEGIKFMIKSSEDLPLNVYYMLPSCVPATPFENSGAILEAGELKELIGNPMVLGLGEMMNYPGVIQGDSKIVDKLKLAQDNNKIIDGHSPDISGEELNAYIIGGIKTDHECSTVDEMQDRLRKGIYISIREGSAAKNLEALIGGITPENERRCLFCTDDRHPEDIIESGHIDNNIRTAIKKGIDPITAIKMATINVCECYGIKNLGAIAPGYDADLIVVDSLEDFNVLEVIKNGKFAAKDGEALFQVKKEDITKVSGTVNFKKIHEKDLKIKLTSNRANVMRLLPHSLLTEKVIREVEVDDKGYFKFNSDKDLLKLAVIERHNATGNIGFSLVENFNLKGGAIASTVSNDSHNILVIGDNDHDMHAAVEEIGKIQGGVVIVSKGKVLKKLELPIAGLMSDKPIEAVKEILEEMLKTAYDRLGVNRDLDPFMTLAFLALPVIPEIKVTDKGLFDVVNFKFIDISVND, from the coding sequence ATGAATGACAAAATAAAGCATTTAATTGATGTAGCAGCAAAACGAAAAAAAGCAGAACTTGTGCTGAAGAATTGCCGGATTATTGATGTATTTTCAAGCGAGATAATAGAAGGTGATCTGGCAATTGATTCGGGGAAAATAATAGGGATTGGAGATTATTGCGGTTTACACGAAATCGATCTAAATGGTAAATATTTATCTCCGGGACTTATAGACAGCCATGTTCATATGGAAAGTTCTATGATTTCACCCGGTCAGTTTGCACGGGCAGTGGTCCCCAAAGGAACAACAAGTGTAATTACAGATCCCCATGAAATAGCCAATGTGTGTGGTCTGGAAGGTATTAAATTTATGATTAAATCCAGTGAAGATCTCCCCCTCAATGTTTATTATATGCTCCCTTCATGTGTCCCTGCAACACCATTTGAAAATTCAGGAGCAATACTGGAAGCTGGAGAATTAAAGGAGTTAATTGGTAATCCTATGGTCTTAGGCCTGGGAGAAATGATGAATTATCCAGGGGTAATACAGGGAGACAGTAAAATAGTAGACAAATTAAAATTAGCTCAGGATAATAATAAAATAATAGATGGTCATTCACCTGATATCAGCGGTGAAGAGCTGAATGCATATATAATAGGGGGAATAAAAACGGATCACGAGTGTTCTACTGTAGATGAGATGCAGGACAGGTTAAGAAAAGGGATCTATATTTCCATAAGGGAGGGGAGTGCAGCCAAAAATTTAGAAGCTTTAATAGGAGGAATAACTCCAGAAAATGAAAGGAGATGTTTGTTCTGCACAGATGACAGGCATCCAGAGGATATAATAGAAAGCGGGCATATTGACAATAATATAAGAACTGCTATAAAAAAAGGGATAGACCCCATAACAGCAATTAAAATGGCGACTATCAATGTCTGCGAATGTTATGGGATAAAAAACTTAGGAGCAATCGCTCCCGGATATGATGCAGACTTAATAGTTGTAGATTCTTTAGAAGATTTTAATGTATTGGAAGTTATAAAAAATGGAAAATTTGCTGCGAAGGATGGTGAAGCACTCTTCCAGGTAAAAAAAGAGGATATTACAAAGGTGAGCGGCACTGTGAATTTTAAAAAAATTCACGAAAAAGATCTAAAGATCAAACTAACAAGTAATCGTGCAAATGTCATGAGGTTACTGCCCCATAGTCTTTTAACTGAAAAAGTAATCCGTGAAGTGGAAGTAGATGATAAGGGATATTTCAAGTTTAACAGTGATAAAGATCTTCTAAAACTAGCAGTAATTGAAAGACATAATGCCACGGGAAATATAGGGTTCAGCCTGGTAGAAAACTTTAACCTTAAAGGGGGAGCCATAGCTTCTACTGTTTCAAATGATTCCCATAATATTTTAGTCATAGGAGATAATGATCATGATATGCATGCAGCTGTAGAGGAGATTGGAAAAATACAGGGAGGAGTGGTCATAGTGTCTAAGGGTAAGGTATTGAAAAAACTGGAATTACCAATAGCAGGATTGATGTCGGATAAGCCCATTGAGGCAGTAAAAGAAATTCTAGAGGAAATGCTTAAAACAGCTTATGATAGGTTGGGCGTAAATAGAGACCTGGATCCATTTATGACTTTAGCATTTTTAGCCTTACCTGTTATTCCAGAAATAAAAGTTACAGATAAGGGTTTATTTGATGTTGTTAATTTTAAATTTATAGATATAAGTGTTAATGATTAA